A stretch of Solea senegalensis isolate Sse05_10M linkage group LG10, IFAPA_SoseM_1, whole genome shotgun sequence DNA encodes these proteins:
- the bhlhe41 gene encoding class E basic helix-loop-helix protein 41 produces MDERIPHLQDRQFMEHADFLGMDYPSIYMCKSKRGIKREDGGKDAYKLPHRLIEKKRRDRINECIGQLKDLLPEHLKLSTLGHLEKAVVLELTLKHLNALTAVTEQQHQKIIALQNGDRSMKTSIHADLDAFHSGFQACAKEVLQYLSRFENWTTREQRCAQLTSHLHEVLARFQPGAQPSPPPPPPPPLQLQHQLPAAGDAQDAHKADGQTNCVPVIQRTQGGELNENDTDTDSGYGGEAEKSDGKEKECERSQAQPGAKAVKIKQEFGDERAAKKAKMNWCGSGSGAAESSRSDVALMNSLMGINSAGQQTPICMPFYFINPSAAAPYMPLFDKSNIEKYMYPAAAALASPFPWLYPAHASAAAAAAAAAAAAFPGLSAHFSASSQAKDSQCPDSDGSHDAETGSSPDEREESLASDDGEGDAAENSQESCHDELSACEHS; encoded by the exons ATGGATGAAAGAATACCACATTTACAGGACAGACAGTTCATGGAACACGCTGATTTCTTAGG GATGGATTATCCCTCAATCTACATGTGCAAAtccaaaagaggaataaaacgAGAGGATGGTGGGAAG GACGCGTACAAGTTACCACACCGGTTGatagagaagaagaggagagacaggATCAACGAATGTATCGGGCAGTTGAAGGATCTGTTACCAGAACATCTGAAGCTGTCG ACTCTCGGGCATTTGGAGAAGGCAGTTGTTCTGGAGTTAACGCTGAAGCACTTGAACGCACTgactgctgtcactgagcagcagcaccagAAGATCATCGCTCTGCAGAATG GTGACCGCTCCATGAAGACGTCCATTCACGCAGATCTGGACGCGTTCCACTCCGGATTCCAGGCTTGTGCCAAAGAGGTTCTGCAGTACCTGAGTCGGTTTGAGAACTGGACGACGCGAGAGCAGCGGTGCGCGCAGCTCACCAGCCACCTTCACGAGGTGCTGGCGCGGTTCCAGCCTGGCGCGCAGCcatcgccgccgccgccaccgccgccgccgctccaGCTCCAGCACCAGTTACCCGCCGCCGGGGACGCACAGGACGCGCACAAAGCTGACGGGCAAACCAACTGCGTCCCGGTCATCCAGAGAACCCAAGGCGGGGAGCTTAACGAGAACGACACAGACACGGACAGTGGATACGGCGGCGAGGCTGAAAAGAGCGACGGCAAAGAGAAAGAGTGTGAGCGCAGTCAGGCGCAGCCTGGAGCAAAGGCAGTGAAGATCAAGCAAGAGTTTGGAGATGAACGCGCTGCCAAAAAAGCAAAGATGAACTGGTGTGGCAGCGGATCAGGGGCCGCAGAGTCCAGCAGGTCTGATGTGGCGTTAATGAACTCTTTGATGGGAATAAACAGTGCGGGACAGCAGACACCGATCTGCATGCCTTTCTACTTCATTAACCCCTCTGCTGCGGCGCCTTATATGCCTTTATTCGATAAAAGCAACATTGAGAAGTACATGTATCCAGCGGCGGCAGCTCTCGCGTCCCCTTTCCCGTGGCTTTACCCCGCACATGCGTCAGCAGCAGCGGCCGCAGCCGCGGCAGCCGCCGCCGCGTTCCCCGGTCTGTCTGCGCACTTCAGCGCCTCCTCACAAGCCAAGGACTCGCAGTGTCCAGACAGCGACGGGTCACACGACGCCGAGACAGGATCGTCACCCGACGAGCGCGAGGAGAGTCTCGCGAGTGACGACGGGGAGGGTGACGCAGCGGAGAACAGCCAGGAGAGTTGCCATGATGAGCTGTCTGCCTGTGAACACAGCTAA
- the sspn gene encoding sarcospan: MGQKGSSDKKKDRRSRDESPAPGDGKKCRGCCFPLLVALLQLLLGVAVAAVAFLMLAISPSLLARETPHWAGIILCLVSILGFILYCVTYVPDERTTLQFIVKLLYFILCVIGLVISVLAVAFSGYHYSQTSSFSCVQARDTCVCTLDKDDPIARTFTYEGVSDCEVITGTLTLYFLIQIILNLVQALVCAVGAFIMWKDRYQVFFAGLQIGSSSTQQWQKV; the protein is encoded by the exons ATGGGGCAGAAAGGTTCCTCAGACAAGAAGAAGGACAGGAGGAGCAGAGATGAGAGTCCAGCGCCAGGAGATGGTAAGAAGTGCAGAGGCTGTTGCTTCCCGCTGCTCGTTGCcctgctccagctgctgctggggGTCGCGGTCGCGGCCGTGGCCTTCCTCATGTTGGCCATCAGCCCCTCACTCCTGGCCAGGGAGACGCCACACTGGGCTGGGATCATT ctgtgtttagTCTCTATCCTGGGCTTCATCCTGTACTGTGTCACCTACGTCCCGGATGAGAGGACGACTCTGCAATTCATCGTCAAG CTCCTTTACTTCATCCTGTGTGTCATCGGCCTGGTGATCTCCGTGCTGGCCGTGGCTTTCTCTGGATATCACTACAGTCAGACCAGCAGCTTCAGCTGTGTGCAGGCCCGCGACACGTGCGTGTGCACGCTGGACAAAGACGACCCCATCGCCCGCACCTTCACCTACGAGGGAGTCAGCGACTGCGAGGTGATCACGGGGACTCTCACACTCTACTTCCTCATCCAGATCATACTGAACCTGGTCCAGGCACTCGTCTGTGCCGTCGGGGCCTTCATCATGTGGAAGGACCGCTACCAGGTCTTCTTCGCTGGTCTTCAGATAGGCTCCTCCTCCACGCAGCAGTGGCAGAAGGTCTAA